DNA from Halobaculum sp. XH14:
TTCGCGATGTCGCCCGCCGCGTCGCTGATCTTCTCGGCCGCGCCGATGACGCCCAGCACGGGCGCGAGTTCCTCGGCGTCCTCCGGCGAGCGCGCGGCCATCATCACGCTCATCCGGGCCTGTAACTGCAGCTGGTCCATGCGGGACTCCAGTTCGAGCACCTCCCCCGCGAGGTCGGCGCTCCCGTGGAGCACCGCGGAGTACGAGAGGTCGATGAGCAGCTCCGCGGTGTCCTTCATCTCCGCGAGCACTGCCTTCACGGAGGTCGGCTCGTACGCGACGCGGTCCTCGGGGGTCATCCGTCGTGGGCGGCTTCGACGGGCCGGCGGAAAAGGGTTGCTCGCACGGGACCGTGCGGTTCCCGCCCGGCTCAGGCCGCTTCGGTCTCCAGTGACGGCTCAGGCCGCTTCGGTCTCCAGTGACGGCTCCGGCGTGGAAGCGCCCTCCGGTGCCGCCCGTTCGAGCAGTTCGATCACGAACTCCGTCCCCGCCGGACCCGTGCTGTGCAGTTCGAGCCTCCCCCCGTACAGTTCGACGAGGTTCCGCGTCAGGAACAGCCCGTAGCCGTGATCGCCCGACCTCGGCGGTTCGAAGAGTCGCTCGCGCTCGGTTCGCGGGATTCCACGACCGTCGTCGCTGACGCGAACCGAGACGCGCTCCCCGTCGGCTTCGACCGAGAGCGTGATGGTGACCCCGGCCTCGTTGTGCTCGACCGCGTTCTCGATCAGGTTGACGAGCACCCGGTCGAGGAGGTCGCCGGCCAGCACGAACGCCGAGTCCGGGGCCTCGAGCACGAGTTCCGCCTCCGGATGGGAGCGCCCGATCCAGTCGAGTTCCGTTTCGATGACCGAGACCACGTCGAGCACTTCGAGCTCCGGGTCGTGGTCCGTCGTATCCAGGATGTCCCGGATCGAGTCGATGAACAGGGCGATGTCCTCGCTGCTGTGGCGGATGATGTCGAGATAGCCGGCCGTCGCCTCGGTCTGTTCGCCCCGTTCGGCGAGCAGGCCGGCGTAGCCGTTGATCTTCGCGACCTCGTTCAACACCTCGTGTCTGAGGTAGTTGTTCAGGTGTTCGAGCTGTTCGCGCTCCCGCTTGCGGCGTCGCGCGACCAGCCGCGATCGGTTCCGCTCGCGTTCGCTCTGTTTCGATCTGACGCCCATGATTCCGATGACCGACCCGGAGGAGGCGCCG
Protein-coding regions in this window:
- a CDS encoding sensor histidine kinase — translated: MGPPLGTGRCLTTTRIMAFLWVGFTVAYVSFFYVFQDAREIADSSLDGYLEVILLAIPSVVLLAAAMWLHESDTDPELRPPVIGWTAGSALLFVVAMYAALFVIETTFDPGERWLILLLSTGFGASSGSVIGIMGVRSKQSERERNRSRLVARRRKREREQLEHLNNYLRHEVLNEVAKINGYAGLLAERGEQTEATAGYLDIIRHSSEDIALFIDSIRDILDTTDHDPELEVLDVVSVIETELDWIGRSHPEAELVLEAPDSAFVLAGDLLDRVLVNLIENAVEHNEAGVTITLSVEADGERVSVRVSDDGRGIPRTERERLFEPPRSGDHGYGLFLTRNLVELYGGRLELHSTGPAGTEFVIELLERAAPEGASTPEPSLETEAA